One window of the Rufibacter radiotolerans genome contains the following:
- a CDS encoding serine hydrolase domain-containing protein → MNRLLFLLSIAFLLPFWIKAQELNKKKLDSLLMVLVDQKKIMGSVSIFQDGKETYRYATGFSNIAQKTPITQTTKYRIGSVSKMLTATVIMQLLEKGQLTADTKLARFYPDLPNAQQITILHLLQHKSGLKNILHDTAYLKWRQHPIARQEMLGKIKNLGTKFNAGEKQEYSNTNYILLTFIAEDLEKKPFSKILEDRISKPLRLKNTFFGTPIQKENGEALSYHKREDWLLFDETHFSVAAGAGSIVSTPKDLNLFLTALFNGKLVFDKSLQAMQQLQGEYGIGLKKLKVQGVELIGHSGGIDGFKSVAFYAPAQKMSFALSVNAADLSLTELLWGISSIALNKDYDLPNFNSRKIHSLDEIETLTGAYADKDASLKVKLTAENGILLLENGGQKTIPLDAINKNKFRMGLGETTFRFIPSEKKLLITFEGGKSQELTKL, encoded by the coding sequence ATGAACAGGCTGCTGTTTCTTTTATCAATTGCCTTCCTTTTACCCTTTTGGATAAAGGCCCAGGAGCTAAATAAAAAGAAGCTGGACAGCCTTCTCATGGTTTTAGTGGACCAGAAAAAGATCATGGGCAGTGTATCTATCTTCCAGGACGGAAAAGAGACGTACCGCTACGCTACGGGCTTTTCCAATATTGCCCAGAAGACTCCTATCACGCAGACTACAAAGTACAGGATAGGCTCAGTGTCAAAGATGCTCACAGCCACTGTGATCATGCAGTTGCTGGAGAAAGGGCAGCTTACGGCAGACACCAAACTAGCCCGGTTTTACCCAGACCTGCCAAATGCCCAGCAAATTACCATACTGCACCTGCTACAGCATAAAAGCGGGTTAAAGAACATCCTCCATGATACGGCTTACCTAAAGTGGCGGCAACACCCTATTGCCCGGCAGGAGATGCTGGGCAAAATAAAAAATCTGGGCACTAAATTTAACGCCGGTGAAAAGCAGGAGTACTCCAACACTAATTATATTCTGCTCACGTTTATTGCCGAAGACCTTGAGAAGAAGCCTTTCTCAAAAATACTAGAAGACAGAATAAGCAAGCCCCTGAGGTTAAAAAACACCTTCTTTGGCACACCCATACAAAAAGAAAACGGGGAAGCCCTTTCTTACCACAAACGGGAAGACTGGTTACTCTTTGATGAAACCCACTTTAGTGTTGCGGCGGGCGCGGGGTCCATTGTCTCCACCCCCAAAGACCTCAACCTCTTTTTAACTGCCTTGTTCAACGGAAAGTTAGTCTTTGACAAATCACTGCAAGCCATGCAACAACTACAGGGCGAATACGGCATAGGGCTAAAGAAACTGAAGGTGCAAGGTGTAGAATTGATAGGCCATTCAGGAGGGATAGATGGCTTCAAATCGGTGGCGTTCTACGCCCCGGCCCAGAAAATGTCTTTTGCATTGTCTGTCAATGCCGCTGACCTCTCTTTAACCGAATTGCTTTGGGGCATTAGCAGTATTGCTCTCAACAAAGACTATGACCTGCCAAACTTTAACAGCAGGAAAATACACTCCTTAGATGAAATAGAAACCCTGACCGGTGCTTACGCAGACAAAGACGCTTCACTTAAGGTGAAATTAACAGCAGAAAACGGTATTCTATTGCTGGAAAACGGAGGCCAGAAAACCATTCCATTAGACGCCATTAATAAAAACAAATTCAGGATGGGCTTGGGTGAAACCACGTTCAGGTTTATTCCTTCTGAAAAAAAGCTGCTTATTACTTTTGAAGGCGGGAAATCACAGGAGTTAACCAAGCTCTAA
- a CDS encoding DinB family protein encodes METKTFLTQLQDRVQQIKDTAHYAFSPLDVAVLNFKLQPTSWSVLECLEHLNRYSRFYLPALEKAIAQTPVSSATQPVKYSWLGKKSLDLVNPESPKKHKTLARMNPQNSQLTTAVLDEFLQHQDTLLHLLGKAESVDLNKKAVPVEFFQLLKLRLGEALEFVVLHEQRHLQQALRVKERASQPISLVV; translated from the coding sequence ATGGAAACCAAGACCTTTCTCACCCAACTGCAAGACCGCGTCCAACAGATTAAAGACACCGCCCACTATGCGTTTTCGCCTCTTGATGTAGCCGTGCTCAACTTCAAACTTCAGCCTACCAGTTGGAGCGTTCTGGAATGCCTGGAACACCTGAACCGATACAGCCGCTTTTACCTGCCAGCCCTTGAGAAAGCCATAGCCCAAACACCGGTCTCCAGCGCTACGCAGCCGGTGAAATACTCTTGGCTGGGTAAGAAATCCCTGGATCTGGTTAACCCCGAAAGCCCTAAAAAGCACAAGACCCTCGCGCGCATGAACCCCCAGAACAGCCAGTTGACAACGGCCGTTCTAGATGAATTTCTGCAACACCAAGACACGCTTTTGCACCTCCTGGGTAAGGCTGAGTCTGTTGATTTAAACAAGAAGGCAGTACCAGTAGAGTTTTTCCAGCTATTGAAACTACGCTTGGGCGAAGCACTGGAGTTTGTGGTTCTACATGAGCAACGGCATCTGCAACAGGCTTTGCGCGTGAAGGAAAGGGCCAGCCAACCCATAAGCCTGGTGGTGTAA
- a CDS encoding Crp/Fnr family transcriptional regulator — MLASLLQQVPYFSPEDIAAFLPLWKKRLTVNRSDFLIREGQVEQHLYFVESGALRLYLPTPHEEICVGFAYPNTLITAFPSLVTQTPSAYCIQALRRSELLAISKTDFDLIQEKRPVFGKFWRMELEKALAGKIEREVDLQLPDPAQRLERLLHRSPHIFQLVPRKYIASYLRMTPETLSRIM; from the coding sequence ATGCTGGCCTCGCTCTTACAACAAGTACCGTACTTTTCACCGGAGGATATAGCCGCTTTCCTGCCGCTCTGGAAGAAGCGCCTGACGGTGAACCGCTCAGACTTTCTGATCAGGGAAGGACAGGTAGAGCAGCACCTGTATTTTGTGGAAAGCGGGGCGTTGCGGCTGTACCTGCCCACGCCCCACGAGGAAATCTGCGTGGGATTCGCGTACCCCAACACCTTGATCACCGCCTTCCCGTCGTTGGTCACCCAAACCCCCTCGGCCTACTGCATTCAGGCTTTGCGCCGCAGCGAGCTGCTGGCCATTTCTAAAACTGATTTTGACCTGATTCAGGAAAAACGGCCTGTATTCGGGAAGTTCTGGCGCATGGAGCTGGAAAAGGCCCTGGCCGGGAAGATTGAGCGCGAGGTTGACCTGCAACTCCCGGACCCCGCCCAGCGCCTGGAACGGCTCCTGCACCGCAGCCCGCACATTTTCCAGCTGGTGCCTAGAAAGTATATTGCCTCCTACCTGCGCATGACCCCAGAGACCTTGAGCCGCATTATGTAA